In the genome of Pseudoliparis swirei isolate HS2019 ecotype Mariana Trench chromosome 3, NWPU_hadal_v1, whole genome shotgun sequence, one region contains:
- the LOC130191717 gene encoding E3 ubiquitin-protein ligase TRIM39-like, producing MASANLLLSEDQFLCSVCLDVFTDPVTTPCGHNFCKKCITEHWNVSDRCQCPMCQEVFTTRPDLRVNTFMSEMVSQFRQSTQQKASSSSSEQQESRPGEVPCDVCTGTKLKALKSCLVCLVSYCETHLEPHLTMSGLKRHQLMDPVENLEGRMCLKHDKPLELFCRTDQTCVCMLCTVLDHKMHNVVPLKQEYEGKKVELQKTEAETQEMIQKRRLKIQEVQHNVKLSEEDADREKAEGVQVFTGLKESVERKLKELITTIEEKQRSTKKQAEDAIREMEQEISDLMKRSTEVEKLSLSEDHLHLLQSVQSLNIHHPPPTKDWSQVSVPPASHEGTVRRAVSQLEETLSNMMKTLVEVEMKRVQKFAVDVTLDPETAHRDLILSGDRKQVKHARVHQPRLPDNPQRFFQGHCVLGTQKFSSEKLYYEVQVKQKSEWFLGVTRESVNRKGFITPSPQNGYWTLWLRNGNEYKALDDPPVLLSLKSGPQKVGVFVDYEEGLVSFYDVEAAVLIYSFTGCSFKEKLLPFFCPGYYYDGINSAPLIISPVGVN from the coding sequence ATGGCTTCTGCAAaccttctgctgtctgaagaccagttcctgtgctccgtctgtctggatgtgttcactgatccagtcacaacaccatgtggacacaacttctgcaaaaagtgcatcactGAACACTGGAATGTGAGTGACCGGTGCCAGTGTCCCATGTGCCAAGAGGTTTTCACCACCAGACCAGATCTGAGGGTCAACACCTTCATGtctgagatggtttctcagttcagacagtcgactcagcagaaagccagcagcagcagctcagagcaacaagagtccagaccaggagaagttccctgtgacgtctgcactggaaccaaactgaaggccctgaagtcctgcctggtgtgtctggtctcctactgtgagactcacctggagcctcacctgacaatGTCaggcctgaagagacatcagctgatggaccctgtggagaacctggaaggcaggatgtgtctgaagcacgataaacctctggagctgttctgtaggaccgaccagacgtgtgtctgcatgctctgcactgtgttggaccacaagatgcacaatgttgttcctctgaaacaagaatatgaaggaaagaaggtggagctgcagaagacagaggctgaaactcaggagatgatccagaagagacgcctgaagattcaggaggtccaacacaacgtgaagctcagtgaggaagatgcagaccgagagaaagcagaaggtgttcaggtcttcactggtctgaaggagtctgtggagaggaaactgaaggagctcatcactacgatagaagagaagcagagaagcaccaagaaacaggctgaagacgccatcagagagatggaacaggagatctctgatctgatgaagaggagcactgaggtggagaagctctccctctctgaagaccacctccacctcctccagagtgtccagtccctcaacatccaccatccaccacccaccaaggactggtctcaggtcagtgttcctccagcatcacatgaggggactgtgaggagagctgtgtctcagctggaggagacgctcagtaacatgatgaagacgctggttgaagttgagatgaagagggtccagaagtttgcagtggacgtgactcttgatcctgaaacagctcatcgtgacctcatcctgtctggtgacaggaaacaagtgaaacatgCTCGGGTACATCAGCCACGTCTCCCCgacaatccacagaggttctTTCAAGGTCACTGTGTTTTAGGAACACAgaagttctcttcagaaaaactttattatgaggttcaagttaaacaaaagtCTGAATGGTTTTTAGGAGTGACCAGAGAGTCGGTCAACAGGAAGGGATTCATCACACCGAGTCCTCAGAACGGTTACTGGACTTTATGGTTGAGAAATGGAAACGAGTATAAAGCTCTTGATGATCCTCCAGttcttctctccctgaagtctgggcctcagaaggtgggggtgtttgtggactatgaggagggtctggtctccttctatgacgtagaagctgcagttctcatctactcctttactggctgctccttcaaggagaagctcctcccattcttctgtcctggttattattatgatggtataaactctgctcctctgatcatctctcctgttggagtaaactaa